GAACAATTTTACTCGGTTTTAGTTTAATTAGGTATGGATTTACATTTTTACGCTTTGCGCACTTGCCCTTAaatcgtgtgtgttttttttgtgcagtacGGAATTAAATTGTTCCTTGCAATATGCTCGaaacatcccccccccccaaaaacccATATCACGTAGCAAATAATCAATCGATAGAAGAAATAATTCCAGTACCTTCCTGCTGGTTGGTTGATTACTGCCCCGGTGGGCGACACTGTGAACGCACGGGGGGGTGGAATGTGCATTGAAGTGACAATTACAGTTAAAATTACTCTGTTAAACAGTGGTGTTaataagacaaaaaaaatggtcCTGCACGCATGAACAAACGCGTGACCAACCGAACGGGCAACACAAATTGGCATAAATAGCTATCGGGAGTGGGAGGGCCTACCCACTCCCGCCCGCCAGAACAGAACTGCGCATCATAATTTTTATCACACATTcgcgtcctttttttttaaccgtGAACAAACATCTGCTTAATTGTGCTATGGGTGCTACGGGTGTGTGTGCCAATTGGAAAGGAAGTGccgtggaaaaaaaaaatacgcaattTATGCACAAACCTGGTGTGACCAGCAGGATCAGCAGGCATCAGCGCTTAATGCTAGCGTTCAGTGACGAGTTCAATGCGTGATGAGTGTGATTctgcaaataataaaaataaaattacaaacaCTTTCATCGTTAAATCAGCCGTACGATTACGGGAACGGTGCGTGGGATAGATTCGTTAGTTGGTTGggcgccaaaaaaaaaaacaaacgatcaaaccaaaaacacgGGTTTTTGCAATAAGCCAATCGTTTTGCACTTTTTGCACCCCGCATTGAATAGTCAATTAGTGCTATAAGGATAAgaatgttgtgttttttgttttttggttgcgTGAGACTCATATTTCGGACGCAAAAAACGGTGGACGATTGCAAAAAATGGTGAAATGTTCAGCATTTGTTGACTGTGACTGTTGTTTCGTTTGaatcggtgttttttttttgttttttccttttttgtgtagttaattgtgtgtttgtgttgttttccccctttttctcGTGGTGCATAGGAGATAAAAGTGTGTACAGGTGCATTGGGTCCCCAATAAAGTAGCAGCCAACATGTCCTGGGTGTTTCACCTGCTGTGGATGTTTCTGGTGCTGATGCTGTTTTTCATTGTGCTGGTAAGCGTGCTGGAATAGTTgggaaattgaattgaaaagatgattaattaaatgaattaaatgataGTATAGAGATTATTGCAAAAAGCCTTTAATATataatttcaatcaaaaatgcaTCGTAAGAAAACTAAAATTACCTTTAAAAGACGTAATTGTTCCCCTCTTCCAAAAGTAGCCATTTAAATGCACTCTTTCGTCATTCCATTTGGTTGGTAATCCCTTACACTCTGATTTAAAATCTGATCATTCGTGTTATGGTTTAGCGATAGTACAGATAATAAAGGcagtttcatttttaaattttagtttGATAAGATTTGAGGACGCTTTTAATCAGGCATAAACATAAACTAACAGTAGACTGGGGTATGATTGGCATTGCCAGTGAAGCATATCGGGCGTTGCGTTTAGAAGCAACACGTGACAGGGGGACtaacgttttttttaacttcatTCCCAAAGATAGGTGACTCACCACGGTTATTGTTCGTTTGAGCGTGAAAGCGATACTTAGATTAGCTAATTTGATGTAATCATACGCTTTTTTTACGAAGCACAATAGATTATTTCGAAGAAATATGGTTTTGTACGTGCATTTTTAAAGCGATTTAATCGTTTCGTATCATTAAGTGTGAAGAGAATGTATAATGTTATATCTTCAATTTGATGGTACAGCAGACGGACCCACCATTTTCTTATTCAGATTCCAATTTGAACAACATTATTCAAAGAATGACAACTTTTGAAAAAATCTCATAAACGTTGAATAAAGAAATTCATATTGGAATATGAAAATAGATATGAAATGATCATAGTGGAAAACAGAGTAAAAGCATTATGTTTGTAGTTTTCCACGCTTTTTGgaataaatttatgaaaacatataaatattattaataaatacatGAGCAAATAAATAGATGACAAACAATTTCTCcttatatttataaaatcaAATACATAAATGAAGTGCATAATAAACTATCAAAAAGTTATTAAAAGTAAATATAAAGTTTGATAATCCACTGAAAAGCTACGATAAGGCtcaacatttaaataattttactaAAATCATAAACGTTATACATAACATTGaataattttaacaaaaacaaagcatatAGAgtaaaagaataaataataaaaataaagttaaCAGGAAACCATCGTAATTACGGTGAAAACTATACTTACCATCGATTTTTTTGTCTTCACTCCCTCTCTGCAGCGCCGGATATACTACTTCGGACTGCAGGTGCATCGACCAGCGACAGCGCAATCACGCACTCGTAAGTCCCGCACTCCACAAACGTCCATTTCCGGTCGGTACAAATCCATCtgattccatttttttttgcccttcaCTATCTCTCTTTTGTTCAGAAACCTCTCAACGCTTTGCAGTGTTTACCATCTACCAGAATGACGTACGACCGGCGCAAGCCCCACCAGAACGCAGTCAACCTCCGGCATGTAAGGGTGAATTTATTAGAAATGGCCATTCAGAAGTTGTGTTTACCATGCACTCGTTCCCTTTTTGGTGTGTATTTCAGACCCAGAACCACCGCCTCCCCCGAAATACGACGATGTGATAAAATCACCGGACCTATTCCAGAAACCTCCACCGTACACGGCATCCGCTCAAGCGTAGAGCAGCGCCGTTCAATCCGTACTCCACTTAATCGTTAATAAAGTTACATTTTAATTCCAACTTAccaacacacattcacacggGCAGTTTTAAGCTGTCTCTTTCGTcgtttttattgattattgTTTCTAAATATTTGAGTTCTACGACAGATTGATGGAAATGATCCGAATTTCATCGTACGGTTTATCGGTTTTCGGGTTCGTCTTGGCATTACAGATGTTCTGCACAATTTCCATACCCTTATGCACACGCCCAAACACTGTATGCTTGTTGTCCAACCATGGCTAAaatagaaacaacaaaaaaacaaattaattaatccaTCACCAACcgttcgcaaaaaaaaacactaaacatACCGTCGGCAGTACGGTAATGAAGAACTGGCTTCCGTTCGTGTTCGGGCCCGCATTGGCCATGCTAACCGTGTACGGACGATCGTGCTTGAGCGTGGAACAGAACTCATCCTTAAACTCACCGCCCCAGATCGACTGGCCACCGGTACCGGTGCCGGTCGGATCGCCCGTCTGTATCATGAAGCCCTTGATCACACGATGGAACAGATGCCCGTTGTAGTAGCCGTTCTTGCTGTGCACGCAGAAGTTTTCCACCGTTTTCGGACACTCCTTGCCAAACAGGCGCAGGTGAACGTCACCCATCGTCGTGTGCAGTACCGCATTGTCGTAGATCTTTTGTACGCCTGGGTGTAGTAAAGTTAAGATAAAAAAGGTTAATTGGGAATTAATTGCAACTCGAAAGTAAACTTAAATAGCAAACCGAACAAGACATGCATGTAATGAAAGGGTAGGAAATAGGAAGTATTTAGCAAATTTACCTTCTCCTAGCAATGATAGTACGGTGAGCGGGATTATACAAACGATTGCATTTAAGCTCACAACTCTTCTATAAAAAGgatgtttaacaaaaaaaaacttacccTGTCCTTCCGTAACGGAAATGATGTCTTCCTTCGAAGGTTTCTCATTGAACACATCGCGCTCCATGTCTTGCAGGTCGGACGGGAGCCGTCTCGTGTAGAGGTAGAACCGTTGTTTCCTGTTGTGTATAAAAGTATAAACCAACATATTAGTCATCCCGCGTGCATTGTTGTaggcagtgctgcaaaatgtcatgagcatcacgagatgttcatcaacgaaaacaatgaacatatccgcgGTAGCTTGATGATCATtactgatactcaatgaaagtacgtcatgacatgccgaacgcGACGAACGAGTGCTTGAGTCTATCGCGaaactctgactgacaagcaaAGTTTAATGCCATCACATGCCtaatcatgactttttctggctgtgaacagtgctgccaaatgccactgtttcaacactcatgactgaaataaactgagatgatcagaggtgaagctcaaacagttggtggatcaatcacatgcttggtgacattttgtttagcaccctACTCTTGGCCAATCTcttggtcatgacattttctgtcggtgatatgcacgacattcttggaatatagtTGGCGTATGGTTCCAAGCAGCAAAATGAGCATACTTTCTCACTCTGTCTGATTTGATGGCCTGTCGAGTCAAACAGGACCAgtaaacatgctcattttgtttcttgaaaccactcgcacgcaccgcatatctTGGAGTCATGGAATCTATCGTCatgatcaccgacagaaaatgtcacgattaagtgactgaccaagagttggttgcacaaaatgtcaccaaacatgtgatggtcgcactaattgtttgagtctcatctctgatcatcacaatagagctcgtgacgctgacatgattttgtttcagccggaattgGTTAtaactatgtcagtgacattttgcagaactgatcacagtaaaaaataaagcatgacgtagtgactgaccaagcctTGGTCGCCTTGGGGTCACGAAGCGTGCATTagtcacaccaatcgttttgagtattgcctctgattatcacaattgattatgtgacgctgacatggattttgtaccagttagatttttttatgacatttgcagcactggttgtATAGGTTTAATCATTCCTTCTTACTTGTACGCAGTGCAGAAAAGCGTTGGGTCGTTCGGTATTGCCTGTGCTGCCTTATTTTCCGACGCTTCCTGCTCGAGCGTGGTGGCCGCTTTGGAGAACTTTACCTTGCCCTAAAATTCAaccaataaatttatttcattccatTACGTTCTTCCAAAGTAACGTCGTATAACTCACCTGGAATAGAGACAAATTGAGCGGCCGCAAATTATCATTCTTGCCAATAATCTTCGCACACCGGTTCGTCTCAATGTTCACCAGCTTAATGCCCAGCATCGTCGGGTACAGTATAAAGTGTCCACTGTAGTCAAACGTTACGTTCATGTTAGCGAACGCGTCCGATTTCTCCAGATCCCGCTCGTTCGCCATCCGCCGGCCAAACTCCATGTTCGACAGCGTTTGCGACAGCTGCTGGCTCTCGCTGTACCGCGCTAAGCTTTCGTCGTACACGCGCAGCAGCTTCCCGCTCAGAAAGCCGAACACGCGCACCTGCCGATCGGTGGACATGGTGGCAAACTTCTTCCCATCCGGCGCAAAGCTCAGCGAGGTGACGATCGTTTTGTTCTTCGCAAACTCGTACAGGCTGGTGTCGAGCTTCGACTCAAAGTGTACAATCTTGGCGGGAAACTTAAAATCGTGCCGCGGCCCGTACCAGTACTCCAGTATGCCGGCTTTATCGATCGAAACCGTCACCTCGAACGTGGGATTGTAGCGTATCATCACCACGGGTTTGGTGTGCAGCTTCTCCAGCGTGTGCAGCGGTGTGTTTGTTCCCTTTCCATCGTAGATGCGAATTACCGGTGAATCTTGATCCGCACTGAGGACGAAGGAGAGTTCACATGTAAAATGGTTTCCTGCGACATAGTTTGTCTAAATAAATGGCTTTCTCTTACACAGCAAGGTAGCTAATCACGTCCCCCATCCGATGTATCCACTCCACCCGATACGGCACATACTCCAGCTTAAGCATGTTGATCATATCGAAGTTAATCACATCGAACACCTTGATGCTCTTGTCCACCGAGGCCGTACAGAGGTAGGTGCCGCTACAGTTCACCGCCAGGCAATTGATCGGTGCCAGGTGGCTCCGGAAGTGCTTCACAAACTCGATGCCCAGTTCCATCTTTTTCCAAAACTTCACGTGCCCGTCCACGCTGACGGTGACGATGAATTCCGACTTCGTTACGACCAGATGGGTGATGGTGTCCCGGTGCATGAACGACTTCTCGTAACACTCCGCATCGGGCAGGTTCTCGATGTACAGCTTCTCAAACTCGAGCACTGAAACAAACAACAGGGTAGTTAACGAAAGCAAATGCACAACCGGAAGCTGTACTGCTTACCTTTCCTCTTTTTTGGCTGTGCCGCCGCCGATGGCATCGGTCCTATCCAGCCACCGTCATCGTCCTCATCGCCTTCGGGCTCTTTGCTTTCTTCCGGCATTACCGGTTCCGATGGCTCTTTGCGTGTGTCCTCATGGTCTTCACCTTCCGGCTCGCTGGATGCACGCTTGCGACGGgatttttccttttcactcatattaaaatcgttttattTAATGATGAACGCCCCGAAAGTGTAGCGAAGCGTGCCACAACACAGAACAAACGacaaacgtaaacaaatcGCACCGAACCGCAatgacagctgtcaaacggCTGCATTTGAATGTGGTGTTGTTTCGGCGTaacggttttcttttttcacgtTTTATTCACGGTacggatttttatttttataatttgcaTCATTCGTACTAAGCACGATTTCCTTTCCTTACAATTTAGTCTTATGGTGAGCcaattgaaaatcaatttccaCTTTGCAAAGTACGTCAAGTAGCTAAACgaaaaaatatctaaaaaacacactttatcAGTACTTTCGCTTCAACAGCG
This sequence is a window from Anopheles merus strain MAF chromosome 3R, AmerM5.1, whole genome shotgun sequence. Protein-coding genes within it:
- the LOC121595372 gene encoding uncharacterized protein LOC121595372, with protein sequence MSWVFHLLWMFLVLMLFFIVLRRIYYFGLQVHRPATAQSRTQTSQRFAVFTIYQNDVRPAQAPPERSQPPAYPEPPPPPKYDDVIKSPDLFQKPPPYTASAQA
- the LOC121595367 gene encoding peptidylprolyl isomerase domain and WD repeat-containing protein 1 isoform X2 translates to MSEKEKSRRKRASSEPEGEDHEDTRKEPSEPVMPEESKEPEGDEDDDGGWIGPMPSAAAQPKKRKVLEFEKLYIENLPDAECYEKSFMHRDTITHLVVTKSEFIVTVSVDGHVKFWKKMELGIEFVKHFRSHLAPINCLAVNCSGTYLCTASVDKSIKVFDVINFDMINMLKLEYVPYRVEWIHRMGDVISYLAVADQDSPVIRIYDGKGTNTPLHTLEKLHTKPVVMIRYNPTFEVTVSIDKAGILEYWYGPRHDFKFPAKIVHFESKLDTSLYEFAKNKTIVTSLSFAPDGKKFATMSTDRQVRVFGFLSGKLLRVYDESLARYSESQQLSQTLSNMEFGRRMANERDLEKSDAFANMNVTFDYSGHFILYPTMLGIKLVNIETNRCAKIIGKNDNLRPLNLSLFQGKVKFSKAATTLEQEASENKAAQAIPNDPTLFCTAYKKQRFYLYTRRLPSDLQDMERDVFNEKPSKEDIISVTEGQGVQKIYDNAVLHTTMGDVHLRLFGKECPKTVENFCVHSKNGYYNGHLFHRVIKGFMIQTGDPTGTGTGGQSIWGGEFKDEFCSTLKHDRPYTVSMANAGPNTNGSQFFITVLPTPWLDNKHTVFGRVHKGMEIVQNICNAKTNPKTDKPYDEIRIISINLS
- the LOC121595367 gene encoding peptidylprolyl isomerase domain and WD repeat-containing protein 1 isoform X1 — its product is MSEKEKSRRKRASSEPEGEDHEDTRKEPSEPVMPEESKEPEGDEDDDGGWIGPMPSAAAQPKKRKVLEFEKLYIENLPDAECYEKSFMHRDTITHLVVTKSEFIVTVSVDGHVKFWKKMELGIEFVKHFRSHLAPINCLAVNCSGTYLCTASVDKSIKVFDVINFDMINMLKLEYVPYRVEWIHRMGDVISYLAVADQDSPVIRIYDGKGTNTPLHTLEKLHTKPVVMIRYNPTFEVTVSIDKAGILEYWYGPRHDFKFPAKIVHFESKLDTSLYEFAKNKTIVTSLSFAPDGKKFATMSTDRQVRVFGFLSGKLLRVYDESLARYSESQQLSQTLSNMEFGRRMANERDLEKSDAFANMNVTFDYSGHFILYPTMLGIKLVNIETNRCAKIIGKNDNLRPLNLSLFQGKVKFSKAATTLEQEASENKAAQAIPNDPTLFCTAYKKQRFYLYTRRLPSDLQDMERDVFNEKPSKEDIISVTEGQGEGVQKIYDNAVLHTTMGDVHLRLFGKECPKTVENFCVHSKNGYYNGHLFHRVIKGFMIQTGDPTGTGTGGQSIWGGEFKDEFCSTLKHDRPYTVSMANAGPNTNGSQFFITVLPTPWLDNKHTVFGRVHKGMEIVQNICNAKTNPKTDKPYDEIRIISINLS